Proteins encoded within one genomic window of Parolsenella massiliensis:
- a CDS encoding HAD-IIB family hydrolase gives MATGLESNIRLVATDLDGTLLIGGRNLPRPEAFPVIERVCDAGVLFLAASGRQYASLRHLFEPVADRIGYLCENGGEVIWQGETLVRHIMPRELAMDICHLVEQTPGAGYILSGERHSYGSSRNMALIEHMRNDKGYDIRAVDRPEDANEPIIKVSFTVKPSRNEETRSMFEGCFGEQCEVVTSGAEWVDVIMRGVNKGTAIRELGEVLDIPVADMAAFGDAENDRQMLECVGHPYLMDPCFDSMLDLAPRCARVTSVEGELKRLLG, from the coding sequence ATGGCAACAGGACTTGAGAGCAACATCCGCCTCGTGGCGACGGACCTCGATGGCACGCTGCTCATCGGCGGCAGGAATCTGCCGCGGCCGGAGGCGTTTCCCGTCATCGAGCGCGTCTGCGACGCCGGCGTGCTGTTCCTGGCCGCGAGCGGCCGGCAGTACGCGAGCCTGCGTCACCTCTTCGAGCCCGTGGCCGATCGCATCGGTTATCTGTGCGAGAACGGTGGCGAGGTCATCTGGCAGGGCGAGACGCTCGTGCGCCACATCATGCCGCGCGAGCTCGCCATGGACATCTGCCACCTCGTGGAGCAGACGCCCGGCGCCGGCTACATCCTGTCGGGCGAGCGCCACAGCTACGGTTCGTCTCGTAACATGGCGCTCATCGAGCACATGCGCAACGACAAGGGCTACGACATCCGTGCCGTCGACCGCCCCGAGGACGCCAACGAGCCCATCATCAAGGTGAGCTTCACGGTGAAGCCATCGAGAAACGAAGAGACGCGCTCCATGTTCGAGGGTTGCTTTGGCGAGCAGTGCGAGGTCGTGACGTCGGGCGCCGAGTGGGTCGACGTCATCATGCGCGGCGTGAACAAGGGCACGGCCATCCGCGAGCTCGGCGAGGTTCTCGACATCCCCGTGGCCGACATGGCCGCCTTCGGCGACGCCGAGAACGACCGCCAGATGCTCGAGTGCGTGGGCCACCCCTACCTCATGGACCCGTGCTTCGACTCCATGCTCGACCTGGCGCCACGCTGCGCGCGCGTCACCTCGGTCGAAGGCGAGCTCAAGCGCCTGCTCGGCTAG
- a CDS encoding MFS transporter, which produces MHSGSMPREALAAVGGLTCAAFIFNSSEFMPIGLLTDIASSFSISEATCGIMISVYAWAVMLLSLPLMLAACRVPPRRLILGVAALFGTGQLCSSVAPTFALLVGARLIVACAHAVFWSVATPFAVRVAGEPHGPAAIGTVAAGSCVAMVFGMPLGRMVGLAVGWRMTFALMAALAALVMALLARAFPKLEAGEAFSLSQLPSLARNRALVGIYLLTALVATGYYTGYSYIEPFLGQVVGMGSSLVTLALMAFGAAGLLGSQLFSRLYERRRGLFLSLTVVGIPVALLLMLPLSGSAACMFVVCLLWGVSSTAFNVACQAEVIRTTSQEAGAVAMSIFSGIFNLGIGCGSFIGGHVVDALGVGLVGVAGGAIALAGLAWCAVGLLPQLRANVPTRS; this is translated from the coding sequence ATGCACTCAGGCTCCATGCCGCGCGAGGCGCTCGCCGCCGTCGGCGGCCTCACATGCGCCGCCTTCATCTTCAACAGCTCCGAGTTCATGCCCATCGGCCTTCTCACCGACATCGCCTCCTCGTTCTCCATCTCGGAGGCCACCTGCGGCATCATGATCTCCGTCTACGCCTGGGCCGTGATGCTGCTCTCCCTGCCCCTCATGCTCGCGGCCTGCCGCGTGCCGCCAAGGCGCCTCATCCTGGGCGTGGCGGCGCTGTTCGGCACGGGGCAGCTCTGCTCGTCCGTGGCGCCCACGTTCGCGCTGCTCGTGGGCGCGCGCCTCATCGTTGCCTGCGCGCACGCGGTGTTCTGGTCCGTCGCAACCCCCTTCGCCGTGCGCGTCGCCGGAGAGCCGCATGGCCCGGCAGCCATCGGCACGGTGGCGGCGGGCTCGTGCGTGGCGATGGTGTTCGGCATGCCACTCGGTCGCATGGTGGGGCTCGCGGTGGGCTGGCGCATGACGTTTGCCCTCATGGCGGCCCTCGCGGCACTCGTCATGGCCCTGCTCGCCCGGGCCTTTCCCAAGCTCGAGGCGGGCGAGGCGTTCTCGCTCTCGCAGCTCCCGAGCCTTGCGAGGAATCGTGCCCTCGTGGGCATCTACCTGCTCACGGCGCTCGTCGCCACCGGCTACTACACCGGCTACAGCTACATCGAGCCGTTCCTGGGGCAGGTCGTGGGCATGGGCTCCTCGCTCGTGACGCTTGCGCTCATGGCGTTCGGCGCCGCCGGGCTCCTTGGCAGCCAGCTCTTCAGCCGGCTCTACGAGCGCAGGCGCGGGCTGTTCCTCTCGCTCACGGTGGTGGGCATCCCCGTCGCGCTGCTGCTCATGCTGCCCCTCTCCGGCAGCGCAGCCTGCATGTTTGTCGTCTGCCTCCTGTGGGGCGTCTCCTCGACGGCCTTCAACGTGGCGTGCCAGGCCGAGGTCATACGCACGACCTCCCAGGAGGCGGGCGCCGTGGCCATGTCGATCTTCTCGGGCATCTTCAACCTGGGAATCGGCTGCGGCTCCTTCATTGGCGGCCACGTGGTTGACGCTCTCGGCGTGGGCCTCGTGGGCGTCGCGGGCGGTGCCATCGCCCTGGCGGGCCTCGCGTGGTGCGCGGTCGGGCTCCTGCCGCAGCTGCGGGCAAACGTGCCAACGCGCTCGTAG
- the asnS gene encoding asparagine--tRNA ligase: MERTKIVELYRRAEELGGQTVTVAGWTKSVRDMKNFGFVTLNDGSCFKDLQVVMNRESLANYDEISHLSGYNALVCTGTLKLTPDAQQPFELTAQTITVEGTCAADYPLQKKRATVEFLRTQQHLRPRTNLFRAVFRIRSVAAAAIHSFFQERDFVYVNTPLITTSDCEGAGEMFRVTTLDPKNPPLVSEEAAEKSNGALTAGDVDWSQDFFGKHASLTVSGQLNAENFAMAFGDVYTFGPTFRAENSNTTRHAAEFWMIEPEMAFADLNDYMDNAEAMLKYVLTTVMEKCPDELAMLNKFVDKGLLERLNHVATSDFARVSYTEAVEILEKAVADGHKFDYPVSWGIDLQTEHERFLTEEHFKRPTFVTDYPAEIKAFYMRMNDDGKTVAAADCLVPGIGEIIGGSQREERLDVLERRIHELGMNPEQYKYYLDLRRYGSCKHAGYGLGFERLVMYLTGVGNIRDVLPHPRTVGNADF, from the coding sequence ATGGAACGCACCAAGATCGTCGAGCTGTATCGCCGCGCCGAGGAGCTCGGCGGGCAGACCGTCACCGTCGCCGGCTGGACCAAGTCCGTCCGCGACATGAAGAACTTCGGCTTCGTCACGCTCAACGACGGCAGCTGCTTCAAGGACCTGCAGGTCGTCATGAACCGTGAGTCACTCGCCAACTACGACGAGATCTCTCACCTCTCCGGCTACAACGCGCTCGTCTGCACGGGCACGCTCAAGCTCACGCCCGATGCCCAGCAGCCCTTCGAGCTCACCGCCCAGACCATCACGGTTGAGGGCACGTGCGCCGCGGACTACCCGCTGCAGAAGAAGCGCGCCACGGTGGAGTTCCTGCGCACCCAGCAGCACCTGCGCCCGCGCACGAACCTGTTCCGCGCCGTGTTCCGCATCCGCTCCGTGGCCGCCGCCGCCATCCACAGCTTCTTCCAGGAGCGCGACTTCGTCTACGTCAACACGCCGCTCATCACCACGAGCGACTGCGAGGGCGCCGGCGAGATGTTCCGCGTCACCACGCTTGACCCCAAGAATCCGCCGCTCGTGAGCGAGGAGGCGGCCGAGAAGAGCAACGGCGCCCTCACCGCCGGCGACGTCGACTGGAGCCAGGACTTCTTTGGCAAGCACGCGAGCCTCACGGTCTCTGGCCAGCTCAACGCCGAGAACTTCGCCATGGCGTTCGGCGACGTCTACACGTTTGGCCCCACCTTCCGTGCCGAGAACTCCAACACGACGCGCCACGCCGCCGAGTTCTGGATGATCGAGCCCGAGATGGCCTTCGCCGACCTCAACGACTACATGGACAACGCCGAGGCCATGCTCAAGTACGTCCTCACCACGGTGATGGAGAAGTGCCCCGACGAGCTGGCCATGCTCAACAAGTTCGTGGACAAGGGCCTGCTCGAGCGCCTCAACCACGTTGCCACGAGCGACTTCGCCCGCGTCTCCTACACCGAGGCCGTCGAGATCCTCGAGAAGGCCGTGGCAGACGGCCACAAGTTCGACTACCCCGTGAGCTGGGGCATTGACCTGCAGACCGAGCACGAGCGCTTCCTCACCGAGGAGCACTTCAAGCGCCCGACGTTCGTCACGGACTACCCGGCCGAGATCAAGGCCTTCTACATGCGCATGAACGACGACGGCAAGACCGTTGCCGCCGCGGACTGCCTCGTGCCGGGCATCGGCGAGATCATCGGCGGCTCGCAGCGCGAGGAGCGCCTCGACGTGCTCGAGCGCCGCATCCACGAGCTGGGCATGAACCCCGAGCAGTACAAGTACTACCTGGACCTTCGTCGCTATGGCTCCTGCAAGCACGCGGGCTACGGCCTGGGCTTCGAGCGCCTCGTCATGTACCTCACGGGCGTGGGCAACATCCGCGACGTCCTGCCGCACCCCCGCACCGTGGGCAACGCCGACTTCTAG
- a CDS encoding PTS sugar transporter subunit IIB, translating to MKKILVCCNLSVTSSLLVEKIRSVIKERGLDVEISSAPVKTAIEHLDEADVIMLGPMVGYAKAGFEEAGARKVVVISADDYQSQYAARILDQGLEALAG from the coding sequence ATGAAGAAGATTCTCGTGTGCTGCAACCTCAGCGTCACCTCGAGTCTCCTCGTCGAGAAGATCCGCTCCGTCATCAAGGAGCGTGGCCTTGACGTCGAGATCTCGTCCGCACCGGTAAAGACCGCCATCGAGCACCTCGATGAGGCGGACGTCATCATGCTCGGTCCCATGGTTGGCTATGCCAAGGCCGGTTTCGAGGAGGCGGGCGCGCGCAAGGTCGTCGTCATCTCGGCCGATGACTACCAGAGCCAGTATGCCGCGCGCATTCTGGACCAGGGCCTCGAGGCCCTTGCGGGCTAA
- a CDS encoding ABC transporter permease subunit yields the protein MAAPSGKILSVDEETALLQPIDEYVSNIQHKIDELRADGTSRIGELQTSIDVTKGDRVLTKAERDEAIADYRAQMEKAKKVEASHKAQVDGLIADAESYLKEHFDHDYLDQVKASCAAQRVKAKGKYEKALASLEAEHKQTLSSLSDSKEVKEENYIYKNRRFDAKVTFQTEMQQIKDRQHEAFSYRYHLIDLLRMGRFTFGEKQAQKRESYLYTFNTRNFLLKNGLYIVILLVFIALCAVAPIVKGTQLLTYQNVLNILQQASPRMFYALGVAGLILLTGTDLSIGRMVGMGMTAATIIMHQGVNTGSVFGIVFDFTTMPIVARAILALVVCICLTTLFTTIAGFFTAKFKMHPFISTMANMLIIFGLVTYATKGVSFGAIEPAIPNIFIPKIGSFPTIVLWAVVAIAIVWFIWNKTTFGKDLYAVGGNPEAAAVSGISVFAVTVGAFVLAGILYGFGDWLECMRMVGSGSAAYGQGWDMDAIAACVVGGVSFTGGIGKISGVTVGVLIFTALTYSLTILGIDTNLQFVFSGIIILTAVTLDCLKYVQKK from the coding sequence ATGGCCGCACCAAGCGGAAAAATACTCTCGGTCGACGAGGAGACCGCGCTGCTCCAGCCGATTGACGAGTACGTCAGCAACATCCAGCACAAGATCGACGAGCTGCGGGCCGACGGCACGTCTCGCATCGGCGAGCTTCAGACGAGCATCGACGTCACGAAGGGCGACCGCGTGCTCACCAAGGCGGAGCGCGACGAGGCGATCGCGGACTATAGGGCCCAGATGGAGAAGGCCAAGAAGGTCGAGGCAAGTCACAAGGCCCAGGTCGATGGACTCATTGCCGACGCGGAGTCCTATCTCAAGGAGCACTTTGACCATGACTACCTTGACCAGGTGAAGGCCAGCTGCGCCGCCCAGAGGGTCAAGGCCAAGGGCAAGTACGAGAAGGCCCTCGCCAGCCTTGAGGCGGAGCACAAGCAGACGCTCTCCTCGCTCTCCGACTCCAAGGAGGTCAAGGAGGAGAACTACATCTACAAGAACCGCCGCTTTGACGCCAAGGTGACGTTCCAGACCGAGATGCAGCAGATCAAGGACCGCCAGCACGAGGCGTTCAGCTATCGCTACCACCTCATAGACCTGCTGCGCATGGGCAGGTTCACGTTTGGCGAGAAGCAGGCGCAGAAGCGCGAGAGCTACCTCTACACGTTCAACACGCGCAACTTCCTGCTCAAGAACGGCCTGTACATCGTCATCCTGCTCGTGTTCATCGCCCTGTGCGCCGTGGCGCCCATCGTCAAGGGCACGCAGCTGCTCACCTACCAGAACGTCCTCAATATCCTGCAGCAGGCGTCGCCGCGCATGTTCTACGCCCTCGGTGTCGCCGGCCTGATCCTGCTCACGGGCACCGACCTGTCGATTGGCCGAATGGTCGGCATGGGCATGACCGCGGCGACGATCATCATGCACCAGGGCGTCAACACCGGTTCGGTCTTCGGCATCGTCTTCGACTTCACCACGATGCCCATTGTGGCTCGCGCCATTCTCGCGCTTGTCGTCTGCATCTGCCTCACGACGCTGTTCACGACCATCGCCGGCTTCTTCACGGCCAAGTTCAAGATGCACCCGTTCATCTCCACGATGGCCAACATGCTCATCATCTTTGGCCTCGTGACCTATGCCACCAAGGGTGTCTCGTTCGGCGCCATCGAGCCGGCCATTCCCAACATCTTCATCCCCAAGATCGGCTCGTTCCCCACGATCGTGCTGTGGGCCGTCGTTGCCATTGCCATCGTGTGGTTCATCTGGAACAAGACGACGTTTGGCAAGGACCTCTACGCTGTGGGCGGCAACCCCGAGGCAGCGGCGGTCTCCGGCATCTCCGTGTTCGCCGTGACCGTGGGCGCCTTCGTGCTCGCCGGCATCCTCTATGGCTTCGGTGACTGGCTCGAGTGCATGCGCATGGTTGGCTCCGGCTCCGCGGCGTATGGCCAGGGCTGGGACATGGACGCCATCGCTGCCTGCGTGGTTGGCGGCGTCTCCTTCACCGGCGGCATTGGCAAGATCTCTGGCGTCACCGTGGGCGTGCTCATCTTCACGGCGCTCACCTACTCGCTCACCATTCTGGGCATCGACACCAACCTGCAGTTCGTGTTCTCCGGCATCATCATCCTCACTGCCGTGACGCTCGACTGCCTCAAGTACGTCCAGAAGAAGTAG
- a CDS encoding sugar ABC transporter ATP-binding protein — MADEQEDFVLQIRGMSKSFGRNRVLDHIDLNVRRGTVMGLMGENGAGKSTMMKCLFGTYQKDEGEIILDGKEVSFSGPKDALENGVAMVHQELNQCLERNVVDNLFLGRYPTNSMGVIDEARMKKEASELFRRLGMTVNLTQPMKYMSVSQRQMCEIAKAISYNAKVIVLDEPTSSLMAQEVDKLFQMMRMLKSQGIALVYISHKMDEIFEICDDVSVLRDGNLVMTKHASDTNMNELISAMVGRSLDNRFPPVDNEPGEPILSIQHLSTKYAPHLQDITFDVRRGEIFGLYGLVGAGRTELLETIFGVRTRAAGRVYFRGRLMNFSSARDAMDHGFALITEERKANGLFLKGDLTFNTTIANLGQYKSGPALSTDKMVRATAGEIKTMNTKCMGPDDLISSLSGGNQQKVIFGKWLERGPQVFMMDEPTRGIDVGAKYEIYELIIKMAKQGKTIIVVSSEMPEILGITNRIGVMSNGRLSGIVNTAETSQEELLRLSAKYL; from the coding sequence ATGGCGGATGAGCAAGAGGACTTCGTGCTGCAGATTCGCGGGATGAGCAAGTCGTTCGGGCGGAACAGGGTTCTCGACCACATCGACCTCAACGTGCGCCGTGGCACCGTGATGGGACTCATGGGAGAGAACGGCGCAGGCAAGTCCACCATGATGAAGTGCCTGTTCGGCACCTATCAGAAGGACGAGGGCGAGATTATCCTCGACGGCAAGGAGGTGAGCTTCTCGGGCCCCAAGGACGCGCTGGAGAACGGCGTGGCCATGGTGCACCAGGAGCTCAACCAGTGCCTGGAGCGCAACGTCGTCGACAACCTGTTCCTGGGCCGTTATCCCACCAACAGCATGGGCGTCATCGACGAGGCACGCATGAAGAAGGAGGCCTCGGAACTGTTCCGCAGGCTTGGCATGACGGTGAACCTCACGCAGCCGATGAAGTACATGAGCGTCTCGCAGCGCCAGATGTGCGAGATCGCGAAGGCCATCTCCTACAACGCAAAGGTCATCGTGCTCGACGAGCCCACCTCGTCGCTCATGGCCCAGGAGGTCGACAAGCTCTTCCAGATGATGCGCATGCTCAAGAGCCAGGGCATCGCGCTTGTCTACATCTCGCACAAGATGGACGAGATCTTCGAGATTTGCGACGACGTGTCGGTGCTTCGCGACGGCAACCTCGTCATGACGAAGCACGCCAGCGACACGAACATGAACGAGCTAATCTCTGCCATGGTCGGCCGCTCGCTCGACAACCGCTTCCCTCCGGTGGACAACGAGCCGGGCGAGCCGATCCTCTCCATCCAGCACCTATCCACCAAGTACGCCCCGCATCTGCAGGACATCACGTTCGATGTCCGTCGCGGCGAGATCTTCGGGCTGTACGGACTTGTGGGTGCCGGACGAACCGAGCTGCTCGAGACCATCTTTGGCGTGCGCACGCGCGCGGCCGGACGCGTCTACTTCCGCGGCCGGCTCATGAACTTCTCGAGCGCTCGCGATGCCATGGACCACGGCTTTGCCCTCATCACCGAGGAACGCAAGGCAAACGGCCTGTTCCTCAAGGGCGACCTGACGTTCAACACCACGATTGCCAACCTCGGCCAGTACAAGAGCGGGCCGGCGCTTTCCACCGACAAGATGGTGCGCGCCACGGCCGGCGAGATCAAGACCATGAACACCAAGTGCATGGGACCCGACGACCTCATCTCGTCGCTGTCCGGCGGCAACCAGCAGAAGGTCATCTTTGGCAAGTGGCTCGAGCGCGGCCCGCAGGTCTTCATGATGGACGAGCCCACGCGCGGTATCGACGTTGGTGCCAAGTACGAGATCTACGAGCTCATCATCAAGATGGCTAAGCAGGGCAAGACGATCATCGTCGTCTCCTCGGAGATGCCCGAGATTCTGGGTATCACGAACCGCATTGGCGTCATGTCGAACGGCAGGCTGTCGGGCATCGTCAACACGGCGGAGACCAGCCAGGAAGAGCTCCTGCGACTGAGCGCCAAGTATCTGTAA
- a CDS encoding substrate-binding domain-containing protein produces the protein MSMSRRKFLQVCGLGLTTVAAGALAGCGGSDTGASTGAAAADGSVANKDKPVVFFNRQPSNSSTGDLDMNTLKWNDKTYYVGFDANQGGELEGQMVLEYIQKNIDTIDRNGDGIIGYVLAIGDVGHNDSIARTRGCRKVLGTGVEKDGAIISEAAGTNTDGSSSIVKDGELEVNGKKYIIRELASQEMKNSAGATWDAATAGNALSSWASSFGDQIDLIVSNNDGMGMAMFNAWSKDNKVPTFGYDANSDAVAAIADGYAGTISQNPAVQAYLTLRLLRNSLDGVDINTGISTADDAGNVLAESDYKYSEEDRSYYAMNLEVTADNAADFADSTKLYETAQSQLDSSKSPSKKVWLDIYNAADNFLSSTYQPLLQKYDKLLNLQVEYIGGDGQTESNITNRLGNPGEYDAFAINMVKTDNGSSYTSLLA, from the coding sequence ATGTCTATGTCGCGTCGCAAGTTCCTCCAGGTCTGCGGCCTGGGTCTGACCACCGTTGCCGCTGGTGCCCTCGCCGGCTGCGGTGGCTCGGATACCGGTGCCTCCACCGGTGCCGCGGCTGCCGATGGCTCGGTTGCCAACAAGGACAAGCCGGTGGTCTTCTTCAACCGCCAGCCCTCCAACAGTTCCACCGGTGATCTCGACATGAACACCCTCAAGTGGAATGACAAGACCTACTACGTGGGCTTTGACGCCAACCAGGGTGGCGAGCTCGAGGGCCAGATGGTGCTCGAGTACATCCAGAAGAACATCGACACCATCGACCGCAACGGTGACGGCATCATCGGCTACGTTCTCGCCATCGGTGACGTGGGCCACAACGACTCGATCGCCCGCACGCGCGGCTGCCGCAAGGTCCTTGGCACGGGCGTCGAGAAGGATGGCGCCATCATCTCCGAGGCCGCCGGCACCAACACCGATGGCTCCTCCTCGATCGTCAAGGACGGCGAGCTCGAGGTCAACGGCAAGAAGTACATCATCCGCGAGCTTGCCTCGCAGGAGATGAAGAACTCCGCCGGCGCCACGTGGGATGCCGCTACGGCCGGAAACGCCCTGAGCTCCTGGGCCTCCTCGTTCGGCGACCAGATCGACCTCATCGTCTCCAACAACGACGGCATGGGCATGGCCATGTTCAACGCCTGGTCCAAGGACAACAAGGTCCCGACGTTTGGCTATGACGCCAACTCCGACGCCGTTGCCGCCATCGCCGACGGCTATGCGGGCACCATCTCCCAGAACCCGGCCGTCCAGGCCTACCTTACGCTGCGCCTGCTGCGCAACTCCCTTGACGGCGTCGACATCAACACGGGCATCTCGACGGCCGATGACGCCGGCAACGTGCTCGCCGAGTCCGACTACAAGTACAGCGAGGAGGATCGCTCCTACTACGCCATGAACCTCGAGGTCACGGCCGACAACGCCGCCGACTTTGCCGACTCCACGAAGCTCTACGAGACGGCGCAGTCGCAGCTCGACTCCTCCAAGAGCCCCTCGAAGAAGGTCTGGCTCGACATCTACAACGCGGCGGACAACTTCCTGTCCTCGACCTACCAGCCGCTGCTGCAGAAGTACGACAAGCTGCTCAACCTGCAGGTCGAGTACATCGGCGGCGACGGCCAGACGGAGTCCAACATCACGAACCGCCTGGGCAACCCGGGCGAGTACGACGCCTTCGCCATCAACATGGTGAAGACCGACAACGGCTCGTCCTACACCTCGCTGCTGGCCTAG
- a CDS encoding aldo/keto reductase yields the protein MPDFRKQYVAAPTRYANMEYRRCGASGLKLSAVSLGMWHNFGKLTPYEQMRSIALTAFDNGITHFDLANNYGPEYGEAERSMGRLLHDYLRPYRDELIISTKAGYDMWPGPYGDHGSRKYLLASLDQSLERMGLDYVDIFYHHRMDPETPLEETMGALASAVEQGKALYVGLSRYDEPTLRRATAILEERHVPYVINQYRYNLLDRSIERDGTKAASAELGRGIITFSPLAQGLLTDRYLDGVPADSRMAHDPRYLKRSALTGEVHDRLVRLNEIAQARSQTLAEMALAWQLRDPAITSVLIGASRPEQVLDNIHALENRAFSADELAAIDEACLS from the coding sequence ATGCCAGACTTTCGAAAGCAATACGTTGCCGCGCCCACGCGCTATGCAAACATGGAGTACCGCCGCTGCGGTGCCTCCGGCCTCAAGCTGAGTGCCGTGAGCCTGGGCATGTGGCACAACTTCGGCAAGCTCACGCCCTACGAGCAGATGCGCTCGATTGCGCTCACGGCGTTCGACAACGGCATCACCCACTTTGACCTCGCGAACAACTACGGCCCGGAGTACGGCGAGGCCGAGCGGAGCATGGGGCGGCTGCTCCATGACTACCTGCGTCCCTACCGCGACGAGCTGATCATCTCCACCAAGGCCGGCTATGACATGTGGCCGGGCCCCTACGGGGACCACGGCAGTCGCAAGTACCTGCTTGCCTCGCTTGACCAGAGCCTCGAGCGCATGGGGCTCGACTACGTGGACATCTTCTACCACCATCGCATGGATCCGGAGACCCCGCTCGAGGAGACCATGGGGGCGCTCGCGAGCGCCGTCGAGCAGGGCAAGGCCCTGTATGTGGGCCTCTCGCGCTATGACGAGCCAACGCTGCGGCGCGCAACGGCGATTCTCGAGGAGCGCCACGTTCCCTACGTGATCAACCAGTATCGCTACAACCTGCTTGACCGCTCCATCGAGCGGGATGGAACGAAGGCGGCATCCGCCGAGCTCGGACGCGGCATCATCACGTTCTCGCCGCTTGCACAGGGCTTGCTTACGGATCGCTACCTGGACGGCGTGCCTGCGGACTCGCGCATGGCGCATGACCCGCGCTACCTCAAGAGGAGCGCGCTCACGGGCGAGGTCCACGACAGGCTCGTGCGTCTGAACGAGATTGCCCAGGCCCGTTCCCAGACGCTTGCCGAGATGGCACTAGCCTGGCAGCTGCGTGACCCTGCCATCACGAGCGTACTCATCGGCGCCTCTCGTCCCGAGCAGGTGCTCGACAACATCCATGCGCTCGAGAACCGCGCCTTCTCGGCCGACGAGCTCGCGGCCATCGACGAGGCGTGCCTGTCCTAG
- a CDS encoding LacI family DNA-binding transcriptional regulator: MPQRAVCMADVARVAGVSQQTVSRVVNNMPNVSEKTREHVKAAMDELGFRPSYAGRSLRGGKYRSVGLCVNDVTEVGNLTMLDGIAAAARGRGYAVTLMEVSKGENWSLTEAVRSMSALPVDGVILGMSRLATDFEQFSPLPGLPCVIVSMYAHPRCTTVDSDQYQCSVTLMSYLFSRGHRQIRYVAGPEFSVDENFRQAGWRDELASVGVEPVEPLRGDWTANSGYEIACQMLDRDDEFTAIYAANDQMANGVMCALRDRGLRVPEDVSVVGVDDSLANYVPRSELTTVRFDMSERGRIAFDYAVPEQPGGPTEAIRIPGTLIERSSVAQARD, from the coding sequence GTGCCCCAGCGCGCCGTTTGCATGGCAGACGTCGCCCGAGTCGCCGGCGTCTCCCAGCAAACCGTCTCCCGCGTGGTCAACAACATGCCCAACGTGAGCGAGAAGACCCGCGAGCACGTGAAGGCGGCCATGGACGAGCTTGGCTTTCGCCCGAGTTACGCCGGAAGGTCGCTTCGTGGGGGCAAGTACCGCTCCGTGGGCCTGTGCGTGAACGATGTCACCGAGGTCGGCAACCTCACGATGCTCGATGGCATCGCGGCCGCCGCCCGCGGGCGCGGCTATGCTGTGACGCTCATGGAGGTGAGCAAGGGCGAGAACTGGTCGCTTACCGAGGCGGTGCGGTCGATGTCCGCCCTGCCGGTGGATGGCGTCATCCTCGGCATGAGCCGCCTTGCGACGGACTTCGAGCAGTTCTCGCCCCTACCGGGGCTTCCCTGCGTCATCGTCTCGATGTACGCCCACCCGCGCTGTACCACGGTCGACTCGGACCAGTACCAGTGCTCGGTCACGCTCATGTCCTACCTGTTCTCGCGCGGGCACAGGCAGATTCGCTACGTGGCCGGCCCCGAGTTCTCGGTGGACGAGAACTTCCGCCAAGCGGGGTGGCGAGACGAGCTCGCAAGCGTCGGGGTGGAGCCCGTGGAGCCCCTGCGTGGCGACTGGACGGCGAACAGCGGCTACGAGATTGCCTGCCAGATGCTTGACCGCGACGACGAGTTCACGGCCATCTATGCCGCAAACGACCAGATGGCAAACGGCGTCATGTGCGCCCTGCGCGATCGGGGCCTGCGCGTTCCCGAGGACGTGAGCGTCGTGGGCGTCGACGACTCCCTGGCGAACTACGTTCCGAGAAGCGAGCTCACGACCGTGAGGTTTGACATGAGCGAGCGCGGACGCATCGCGTTCGACTATGCTGTGCCGGAGCAGCCGGGAGGCCCCACCGAGGCAATCAGGATCCCCGGGACGCTCATCGAGCGCAGCAGCGTGGCACAAGCCCGCGACTAG